From Panthera uncia isolate 11264 unplaced genomic scaffold, Puncia_PCG_1.0 HiC_scaffold_1890, whole genome shotgun sequence, a single genomic window includes:
- the LOC125917465 gene encoding protein S100-P — MTELETAMGMIIDVFARYAGAEGNKQSLTKGELKTLMEKELPGFLQNKRDRDAVDKLLKDLDANGDAEVDFNEFMVFVAALTAACHKYFEQAGLH, encoded by the exons ATGACGGAACTGGAGACGGCCATGGGCATGATTATTGACGTCTTTGCCCGGTACGCGGGGGCCGAGGGCAACAAGCAGAGCCTGACCAAGGGGGAGCTGAAGACGCTCATGGAGAAGGAGCTCCCTGGCTTCCTGCAG AATAAAAGGGACAGGGACGCCGTGGACAAACTGCTCAAGGACCTGGACGCCAACGGAGACGCCGAGGTGGATTTCAACGAGTTCATGGTGTTCGTGGCCGCCCTCACAGCCGCCTGCCACAAGTACTTTGAGCAGGCGGGACTCCACTGA